A genome region from Clostridium pasteurianum includes the following:
- a CDS encoding heme NO-binding domain-containing protein produces the protein MKGTVVGTWVKTCKGLYGKDVVEDALEKAGFGRKKLFSPLEDVDDNKVNKFIENISSAVKEDKDIIWEKIGEDNINAFHKSFPAFFEHENLYSFFKSMFDVHVVMTKKFPGAKPPLILIKPISNREAIFTYKSKRGMFPYLKGLIKGSADFFHENLGMSEVEKTNESVSYKFTFDKDIYYRKSFKVNKILSLGFIKNISVKIAIFVFIIAAITSVPILGVNNLVKALICAVIPAAASFIASELLMRPLNTIKKEISSLKSNEFSEDGTIETSDFWEEIYNELKEYRKNLIKDFVGFKGLTDEMGTFVQSINVITKDMDSTSKEISEVVEQVADGAVSQADNTQSSVTVLNDNINSLKRVVDIENQNKVQLEDTISKINNSYESVNTTSGNITNSINEFKEVKDKGVELSNQAKDITSIVSMVSEISEQTNLLALNASIEAARAGEAGKGFSVVAEEVKKLAEQTKNAVQSINTNLEQFVVNINDLVMRIETQYGVLEGEISNLSSVRNLSRDANASAKVVSDAMIKTVEELNREAESISQVYNKMETLASIAEENSASSEEVSASVTSYTGEIEDLTKKIREFEKIAENFRTDLNKYKI, from the coding sequence ATGAAAGGAACGGTAGTAGGAACATGGGTAAAAACATGTAAAGGACTGTATGGAAAAGATGTAGTAGAAGATGCACTTGAAAAAGCTGGATTCGGAAGAAAAAAGTTATTTTCTCCACTTGAAGATGTTGATGATAACAAGGTAAATAAATTCATTGAAAATATATCGAGTGCAGTTAAGGAAGATAAAGACATAATTTGGGAAAAAATAGGAGAGGATAATATAAATGCTTTCCATAAAAGTTTTCCCGCATTTTTTGAACATGAGAACTTATATTCGTTTTTTAAATCTATGTTTGATGTGCATGTGGTTATGACCAAAAAGTTTCCAGGTGCCAAGCCTCCACTTATATTAATAAAACCAATATCTAATAGAGAGGCAATTTTTACGTATAAATCCAAGAGAGGAATGTTTCCTTATTTAAAAGGACTCATAAAGGGAAGTGCTGACTTTTTCCATGAAAATCTTGGCATGAGTGAAGTTGAAAAAACAAATGAAAGTGTTTCATATAAATTTACCTTTGATAAAGACATATATTATAGAAAGAGCTTCAAGGTAAATAAAATACTTTCTTTAGGATTTATAAAAAATATTTCTGTTAAAATTGCAATATTTGTTTTTATTATTGCAGCAATTACTTCAGTGCCAATACTTGGAGTAAATAATTTAGTAAAAGCATTAATTTGTGCAGTGATACCAGCGGCAGCATCATTTATAGCATCAGAACTATTAATGAGACCTTTAAATACTATAAAGAAAGAAATATCATCATTAAAAAGTAATGAATTTTCAGAGGATGGAACTATAGAAACTTCAGATTTTTGGGAAGAAATTTATAATGAATTAAAAGAATACAGAAAAAATTTAATCAAAGATTTTGTTGGCTTTAAAGGCCTTACTGATGAAATGGGTACTTTTGTTCAAAGCATAAATGTTATAACCAAGGATATGGACAGTACTTCAAAGGAAATATCTGAGGTAGTTGAACAGGTTGCCGACGGTGCTGTAAGTCAAGCTGATAACACTCAAAGCAGTGTAACAGTACTTAACGACAATATAAATTCTTTAAAACGTGTAGTTGATATAGAAAACCAAAATAAAGTTCAACTTGAAGACACAATAAGCAAAATAAATAACAGTTATGAAAGTGTAAATACAACAAGTGGAAATATAACAAATAGTATAAATGAGTTTAAAGAGGTCAAGGATAAGGGCGTAGAGCTTTCTAATCAGGCTAAGGACATAACTAGTATAGTTTCAATGGTTTCGGAGATTTCAGAGCAAACTAATTTGCTTGCATTAAATGCCTCAATCGAAGCAGCACGTGCTGGAGAAGCTGGCAAGGGATTTTCAGTTGTTGCTGAGGAAGTAAAAAAATTAGCTGAGCAGACTAAAAATGCTGTTCAAAGTATAAATACTAATCTTGAGCAATTTGTAGTAAATATAAATGACCTTGTAATGAGAATAGAGACTCAGTACGGAGTTTTAGAGGGTGAAATATCAAATTTAAGCAGTGTAAGAAATTTAAGTCGTGATGCAAATGCTTCAGCAAAGGTTGTTTCTGATGCTATGATAAAAACTGTTGAGGAATTAAACAGAGAAGCTGAATCAATATCACAAGTATACAACAAGATGGAAACACTAGCTTCCATCGCAGAGGAAAATTCCGCTTCATCTGAAGAAGTAAGTGCCAGCGTAACTAGTTATACTGGTGAAATAGAAGATTTAACAAAGAAGATAAGGGAATTTGAAAAGATTGCAGAGAACTTCAGGACGGATTTGAATAAGTATAAGATATAA
- a CDS encoding C39 family peptidase: MKKNFLKSLVALVASATFLANTSVLADNSVYAKNISSNKSYNVTQLAKSKAGTTIPRSTLEKWGLGEYESEHISNNKPYSWYIDQGNTGAYSNNNCGPSSTTMALKWYNSNFSKTAEDARNTYLEGGGWWRTTDVTNYLSLNNAKYSVIENSGENLLKSTLKRGNIVILCIDTSYLSYNDNPQQRVGRFYDYEGGHFIVVKGYIVVDGKTYFETYDPNNWDETYSDGQPKGQDRYYADNELMNGISNWWNYLIVVNNNTASSRNSFIENNNMMQNKANAETRLSKIKVGYGK; this comes from the coding sequence ATGAAAAAAAATTTTTTGAAATCATTAGTTGCACTAGTTGCATCAGCTACATTTTTAGCAAATACGTCTGTCTTAGCAGATAATTCAGTATATGCAAAAAACATATCTAGTAATAAATCTTATAATGTCACTCAGCTAGCAAAATCAAAAGCAGGGACAACTATTCCAAGGTCTACTCTTGAAAAATGGGGATTAGGAGAATATGAAAGTGAACATATATCTAATAATAAACCATATTCTTGGTATATTGATCAAGGAAATACAGGTGCTTACTCAAATAATAACTGCGGTCCATCAAGTACCACAATGGCTTTAAAATGGTATAACAGTAATTTTTCAAAAACAGCTGAAGATGCAAGAAATACTTATCTTGAAGGTGGTGGATGGTGGAGAACCACTGATGTAACAAATTATCTTAGTTTAAATAATGCTAAATATTCTGTGATAGAAAATAGTGGAGAAAATCTTTTAAAAAGTACATTAAAACGTGGGAATATAGTTATATTATGTATAGATACAAGCTATCTTAGTTATAATGATAACCCACAACAAAGAGTGGGAAGATTTTATGATTACGAAGGAGGACATTTCATTGTTGTAAAAGGATACATAGTAGTGGATGGTAAGACATATTTTGAAACATATGATCCTAACAACTGGGATGAAACTTATAGTGATGGTCAGCCAAAAGGACAGGACAGATATTATGCCGACAACGAGTTAATGAATGGTATAAGTAATTGGTGGAATTACTTAATAGTAGTTAACAACAATACTGCATCATCAAGAAACAGTTTTATTGAAAACAATAATATGATGCAAAATAAAGCTAATGCAGAGACAAGACTTAGCAAAATAAAAGTAGGATATGGTAAGTAG
- a CDS encoding radical SAM protein, protein MNPLENCKLCPRQCSINRLENEKGFCKSGSSVKIARVSLHNWEEPCISGKDGSGTIFFSGCTLKCVFCQNHEISQEGVGKEVSIERLSEIFLEQQERGANNINLVTPTHYVPQIIEAIKLSKSKGLSLPILYNSNGYVPLETLKLLNGYIDVYLPDLKYFNDKYAIKYSKAPNYFKVASTAIREMVRQVGEPKFDYNGLIKKGVIIRHLMLPGLLFDSKKVMDYIFNTFGNSVYVSIMNQYTPTFNAKEYPEINKPLNPKHYDALIDYSLSIGIENGFIQDSGTNSESFIPEFDLRNC, encoded by the coding sequence ATGAATCCGCTTGAAAACTGCAAGCTCTGTCCAAGACAATGCAGTATAAATAGATTAGAAAACGAAAAGGGCTTTTGTAAATCCGGCAGCAGCGTAAAAATAGCAAGAGTCTCCCTACACAATTGGGAGGAACCATGTATCTCAGGAAAAGACGGCTCTGGAACCATATTTTTTTCTGGCTGCACTCTAAAATGTGTCTTCTGCCAGAACCACGAAATAAGTCAGGAAGGCGTTGGAAAAGAAGTTTCCATAGAAAGGCTAAGTGAAATATTCTTAGAGCAACAAGAGCGAGGTGCTAACAACATAAATCTCGTAACTCCAACCCATTATGTACCTCAAATAATAGAAGCCATTAAGCTTTCAAAATCAAAAGGTCTTAGTCTTCCAATTTTGTATAACTCAAATGGCTACGTACCTCTAGAAACCCTTAAACTTTTAAATGGATACATAGATGTATATTTGCCTGACCTTAAATACTTTAACGACAAATACGCAATAAAATACTCAAAAGCTCCAAATTATTTTAAGGTAGCTTCAACTGCAATAAGGGAAATGGTAAGACAGGTTGGTGAGCCTAAATTTGATTATAATGGTTTAATTAAAAAGGGCGTTATAATAAGGCATCTAATGCTGCCAGGGCTTTTATTTGATTCAAAAAAAGTAATGGATTATATATTTAATACTTTCGGTAATTCAGTTTACGTAAGCATAATGAACCAATACACTCCTACTTTTAATGCTAAAGAATATCCTGAAATAAACAAACCTTTAAATCCAAAGCATTATGATGCACTCATAGATTACAGTTTATCTATAGGCATAGAGAATGGATTTATACAAGATTCCGGAACAAACTCTGAAAGCTTTATACCGGAATTTGATTTGAGGAATTGCTAA
- a CDS encoding YkvI family membrane protein, with protein sequence MKKNFKIISTVAGIFIGTVVGAGLASGQEIFQFFSSYGYKSFLGLIFCAIIYITIGFIIIKLSMKFNLHSYKDIISLTSPGVLGKIINIMTSFFMISSCSIILAGSGALFNQYFNIPKWLGIMFTLLVSLIITLKNTDGLIKINSVIVPMLILTIVTTFTLYLMLPRNFLYNPVPIKKGSYILSSILYGGFNILCCSGVLVPLSSENNISFKNLFLGVFIGSIVLTVISAMINFLLISNIPFIFKYEIPLLYVASSLSKSIQFALLLIIWCEMLSTEVSDIYSIGKALESTFNLSYIKSTILMSIIVIPVSQIGFKNLITFLYPAFGFISIIFMVQCICFYIKNR encoded by the coding sequence ATGAAAAAAAATTTTAAAATTATCTCTACCGTTGCGGGGATTTTTATAGGTACAGTAGTTGGCGCTGGTTTAGCCTCCGGTCAGGAAATATTTCAGTTTTTTTCATCTTATGGTTACAAGAGTTTTTTAGGTTTAATATTTTGCGCCATAATATACATAACAATTGGATTTATAATAATAAAACTGAGTATGAAGTTTAATCTTCATTCTTATAAAGATATAATCTCCCTAACAAGCCCTGGAGTTTTAGGAAAAATAATAAATATTATGACTAGCTTTTTTATGATAAGCAGCTGTTCAATTATTTTAGCTGGAAGTGGGGCTCTTTTTAATCAGTACTTTAATATTCCCAAATGGCTTGGAATTATGTTTACACTTTTAGTATCCTTAATAATAACTCTCAAAAACACCGATGGGTTAATAAAAATAAATTCAGTTATAGTTCCCATGCTTATTTTAACTATAGTAACTACATTTACACTTTATCTGATGCTCCCAAGAAATTTTTTGTACAACCCTGTTCCCATAAAAAAAGGCTCCTATATATTATCAAGTATATTGTATGGAGGTTTTAACATATTATGCTGCTCAGGAGTTCTTGTACCCTTAAGTTCTGAAAACAACATAAGCTTTAAAAATTTATTTTTAGGTGTATTTATAGGTTCAATCGTACTAACAGTTATTTCTGCTATGATAAATTTTTTACTTATTTCAAATATCCCATTTATATTTAAATATGAAATACCTTTGCTTTACGTGGCAAGCAGTTTAAGCAAATCAATACAATTTGCCCTGCTTCTAATAATATGGTGTGAAATGCTCTCAACTGAGGTTTCAGACATATACAGTATAGGAAAAGCCCTTGAAAGCACATTTAATCTTTCTTATATTAAGTCAACAATTTTGATGTCAATAATAGTTATTCCCGTATCTCAAATAGGCTTTAAAAATTTAATAACATTTCTATATCCAGCCTTCGGATTCATAAGTATAATATTTATGGTACAATGTATTTGTTTCTATATAAAAAATAGATAA
- a CDS encoding MarR family winged helix-turn-helix transcriptional regulator has translation MSREDKIKNIIKCRDKINSLIHEKYHSLTKKYDLSLEQFHLLIELDELMLDVEDSKAAPTVGEIAKNINNSQNTVSERITRLENKGLVERKRDKQDRRISRVYLTDKGRELIEEMDKEANSKFLFDSLGCMEDKDIDNLLNCLNILIKQMNKIN, from the coding sequence ATGAGTAGAGAAGATAAGATAAAAAATATAATAAAATGCAGAGATAAAATAAATTCACTTATACATGAAAAATATCATAGTTTGACCAAAAAATATGACTTGAGCCTTGAGCAATTTCATCTTCTCATAGAATTAGATGAGCTTATGCTTGATGTAGAAGATAGTAAGGCGGCACCTACTGTAGGGGAGATAGCAAAAAATATTAACAATTCACAGAACACAGTATCAGAAAGGATAACAAGACTTGAAAATAAAGGTCTTGTAGAACGAAAAAGAGACAAGCAGGATAGAAGAATAAGCAGGGTGTATTTAACTGATAAGGGAAGAGAACTTATTGAAGAGATGGATAAAGAAGCAAATAGCAAATTTTTATTTGATTCATTGGGATGCATGGAGGACAAAGATATTGATAATTTACTAAATTGCTTAAATATCTTGATAAAACAAATGAATAAGATAAATTAA
- a CDS encoding O-methyltransferase: MDFDKANLYIEDLYKNQDKITKEEFISKTKLKKFIPVIDDDTARFLKLIITALRPKRILEIGTSIGYSTTSMAEMVNEYGGKITTIEYDEKVAEQAKLNFKNAGVSQCIELKFGDALKIIPELHEEYDLIFQDVDKRLYPVLFESCVRILKKGGILIADDALFPVLDLDEKWKNLTEPMKEFNKLVADSDEVYSTLLPIGDGIIAAVKK; encoded by the coding sequence ATGGATTTTGATAAAGCTAACTTGTACATTGAGGATTTATATAAGAATCAGGATAAAATAACTAAAGAAGAATTTATAAGTAAAACTAAACTCAAGAAATTTATACCAGTTATAGATGACGATACTGCTAGATTTTTAAAATTAATAATCACGGCTTTAAGGCCTAAGCGAATACTTGAAATAGGAACAAGTATAGGATATTCAACTACATCTATGGCTGAAATGGTAAATGAGTACGGTGGAAAGATAACTACTATAGAGTATGATGAAAAAGTTGCTGAGCAGGCTAAGCTAAATTTTAAAAATGCAGGTGTTTCTCAGTGCATAGAATTAAAATTTGGAGATGCTTTAAAAATAATTCCAGAGCTTCATGAAGAGTACGACTTGATATTTCAGGATGTAGATAAAAGATTATATCCCGTACTTTTTGAAAGTTGTGTTAGAATTTTAAAAAAAGGTGGAATTCTAATAGCTGATGATGCATTATTTCCGGTACTTGATTTAGACGAAAAATGGAAAAATTTAACAGAACCTATGAAAGAGTTTAATAAATTAGTAGCTGATAGCGATGAGGTTTACAGTACTTTATTGCCCATAGGTGATGGAATAATAGCAGCTGTTAAAAAATAA
- a CDS encoding TIGR01212 family radical SAM protein (This family includes YhcC from E. coli K-12, an uncharacterized radical SAM protein.) yields the protein MRKKWGDKPYYSLNCFLREKFNEKVFKISLDAGFSCPNRDGTISRGGCVFCSERGSGDFAGDRRFSIPVQFEEIKAMMKKKWKSGKYIAYFQAYTNTYAPIDVLREKYNEAINEEGVVGLAIATRPDCLDDNVLDLIEEFSKKIYVWVELGLQTSNDKIAKLINRGYSIEVFNNAVENLRKRNIDVVVHTIFGLPGETGEDMLSTIDYVGHKDVQGIKIHLLHLLEDTPLVDFYNRGQLKFMTKDEYVKIVCKAITMLPQNIVIHRLTGDAPRNLLIGPKWSLKKWEILNSIDNTMRTNNLYQGLDFRTKI from the coding sequence ATGAGAAAAAAGTGGGGTGATAAGCCTTACTATAGTTTAAATTGTTTTTTAAGAGAGAAGTTTAATGAAAAAGTATTTAAAATATCATTGGATGCAGGATTTTCATGCCCCAATAGAGATGGAACCATAAGTAGAGGGGGCTGCGTTTTTTGCAGCGAGAGAGGTTCTGGAGATTTTGCAGGGGATAGAAGATTTTCAATACCAGTGCAGTTTGAAGAGATAAAAGCTATGATGAAGAAAAAGTGGAAAAGTGGAAAATACATAGCGTACTTTCAGGCATACACAAATACCTATGCACCCATAGATGTACTTAGAGAAAAGTATAATGAGGCAATAAATGAAGAGGGAGTAGTAGGGCTTGCTATTGCAACTAGACCTGATTGTTTAGATGATAATGTTTTGGATTTAATAGAGGAATTTAGCAAGAAGATTTATGTTTGGGTGGAGCTTGGGCTTCAAACTTCTAATGATAAAATTGCAAAACTTATAAATAGAGGGTACAGTATTGAGGTTTTTAATAATGCTGTAGAAAATCTCAGAAAGAGAAATATAGATGTAGTGGTTCATACTATATTCGGACTTCCAGGAGAAACAGGGGAGGATATGCTTTCAACTATAGATTATGTTGGTCATAAGGATGTTCAGGGGATAAAGATACATTTACTGCATTTATTAGAGGACACTCCTTTGGTGGATTTTTATAATAGGGGTCAACTTAAATTTATGACTAAAGATGAGTATGTTAAAATAGTATGCAAAGCAATAACCATGCTTCCACAAAATATTGTAATACATAGGCTTACAGGAGATGCCCCTAGAAATCTCTTAATAGGACCAAAGTGGAGCCTTAAGAAATGGGAAATTCTTAATTCTATAGATAATACCATGAGGACCAATAATTTATATCAGGGTTTGGATTTTCGCACAAAGATTTAG
- a CDS encoding ABC transporter ATP-binding protein, with the protein MANLSLRHIYKIYEGNVEAVKDFNLEIEDKEFIVFVGPSGCGKSTTLRMIAGLEEITKGELRIGGQVVNDVSPKDRDIAMVFQNYALYPHMTVYDNMAFGLKLRKTPKEVIDKKVKEAARILDIEHLLDRKPKALSGGQRQRVAMGRAIVREPKVFLMDEPLSNLDAKLRVQMRTEISKLHKRLQNTFIYVTHDQTEAMTLGTRIVVMKDGVINQVDTPQNIYEKPVNMFVAGFIGSPQMNFVDSKVSEENGTIMLSIEDDKIPATKELGKVLKDGGYIGKNVVMGIRPENMDEDPEFLEKHNDAVIDAKVEVTELMGAETYIYLTKGKSNFTVRVAGSSMSKAGDKIKVGINTNKIHVFDKETEKTIF; encoded by the coding sequence ATGGCAAATTTATCGTTAAGACATATTTATAAAATTTATGAGGGAAATGTTGAAGCAGTTAAGGATTTTAATCTTGAAATTGAAGATAAAGAATTTATTGTATTTGTAGGTCCTTCAGGTTGTGGTAAGTCTACTACTCTTAGGATGATAGCAGGACTTGAAGAAATAACAAAAGGTGAATTACGTATAGGAGGACAAGTGGTTAATGATGTTTCTCCTAAGGATAGGGACATAGCTATGGTTTTCCAGAACTATGCATTATATCCTCATATGACTGTTTATGATAATATGGCATTTGGACTTAAACTTAGAAAAACACCAAAGGAGGTTATAGATAAGAAGGTTAAAGAGGCTGCTAGAATTCTAGATATAGAGCATTTGTTAGATAGAAAACCAAAAGCTTTATCAGGTGGTCAAAGGCAGAGAGTTGCCATGGGAAGGGCTATAGTAAGAGAACCAAAGGTGTTTTTAATGGATGAGCCTTTATCAAATTTGGATGCAAAGCTTAGAGTTCAAATGAGAACTGAAATATCTAAGCTTCATAAAAGATTACAGAATACATTTATATATGTTACACATGATCAGACTGAAGCAATGACTTTAGGAACAAGAATAGTCGTTATGAAAGATGGAGTAATTAACCAGGTTGATACTCCTCAAAATATATATGAGAAGCCAGTTAATATGTTTGTTGCAGGATTTATAGGAAGTCCTCAAATGAATTTCGTAGATTCAAAGGTAAGTGAGGAAAATGGAACTATTATGCTGTCAATTGAAGACGATAAGATTCCTGCCACAAAGGAACTTGGTAAAGTTCTAAAAGATGGTGGATATATTGGAAAGAATGTCGTTATGGGAATAAGACCTGAAAACATGGATGAAGATCCTGAATTCCTTGAAAAGCATAATGATGCAGTGATTGATGCTAAAGTAGAGGTTACTGAGTTAATGGGTGCTGAGACATACATTTATTTAACTAAAGGTAAATCTAATTTTACTGTAAGAGTCGCAGGCTCTTCTATGTCAAAGGCTGGAGATAAAATTAAAGTTGGAATAAATACAAACAAAATACACGTATTTGATAAGGAAACGGAGAAAACTATATTTTAA
- a CDS encoding PucR family transcriptional regulator, producing MDDLKIFLQEIQKNSGIQFKISSKNGKEIYASASYSEDCSNVYRPLTLGKEKFLLKIDKKYEVCSKLLIYSIENKYNEMRSMRYKELVDILDGKSININKELNGILSSSSAIFIVNLNSDVYDGLNIINQMYNENKIISFIYKSEIIIVGDFEDVYEHAVSIREAMISNLFCKCIVSFVEIAKGKLNLKDDYEKARESLIFKKIFSLKDEVIDYNKLFFEKIVYYIETNLKREILHKFKEKFDSFDSEMLNTIEEFVNNGLNISSTAKKLYIHRNTLIYRIDKIKKETGFDIKNFKEAAVFIIAFLIWKEYK from the coding sequence GTGGATGATTTGAAGATATTTTTGCAGGAAATCCAAAAGAATTCTGGCATACAATTTAAAATTTCATCTAAGAATGGAAAAGAAATATATGCAAGTGCTTCATACTCAGAAGATTGCAGTAATGTATATCGCCCTCTGACTTTAGGAAAAGAAAAATTTCTATTAAAAATAGATAAGAAGTATGAAGTATGCAGTAAGCTTCTTATCTATTCTATTGAAAATAAGTATAATGAAATGCGTTCTATGAGATACAAAGAACTTGTAGATATTTTAGATGGAAAAAGTATTAATATAAATAAGGAACTTAATGGTATCTTATCTAGTAGTTCTGCGATTTTTATTGTAAATTTGAATTCTGATGTGTACGATGGTTTGAACATAATAAATCAGATGTATAATGAAAATAAAATTATAAGTTTTATTTATAAATCTGAGATTATAATCGTTGGTGATTTTGAAGATGTCTATGAACATGCTGTAAGTATAAGAGAGGCAATGATATCAAATCTATTTTGTAAATGTATTGTTAGTTTTGTTGAAATCGCAAAGGGAAAGCTTAATTTAAAGGATGATTATGAAAAAGCGAGGGAAAGTTTAATCTTTAAGAAAATATTTTCTCTCAAAGATGAGGTGATTGATTACAATAAGCTTTTCTTTGAAAAAATAGTATATTATATAGAAACGAACCTGAAGCGAGAAATACTTCATAAGTTTAAAGAAAAATTTGATAGTTTTGATTCGGAAATGCTTAACACTATAGAGGAATTTGTTAATAATGGACTCAATATTAGTAGTACGGCTAAAAAATTATATATTCATAGAAATACTCTCATATATAGGATTGATAAGATAAAAAAGGAAACTGGATTTGATATAAAAAATTTTAAGGAAGCAGCCGTGTTTATAATAGCCTTTTTGATTTGGAAAGAGTATAAATAA
- a CDS encoding zinc ribbon domain-containing protein, with protein sequence MKYCYKCGSQMEDDDLFCGNCGAKQYENEKTETAPVKYENTDLQNVFKCLPNMLLKPVSAGEEFISKNSKNSTIIMTIILCLFSGILGVWRVQQFVSSIQNLVTSFVSTINSLANIMGSRGSNVQNSDIIEYYSKIRQYLKVPYGAIFVQNVAVLIVTIIIMFIILYLGISIVDKNKVNTLKIYNTVIISVIPFFYFKILAIIVSYASNYAGFVIELVGLIICIGTFVLLVRNVFSIDNNKILFIAAASVLFVLILGSLCVGQFIQSDIRNIMQSFMQSSNLNL encoded by the coding sequence ATGAAATACTGTTACAAATGTGGTTCACAAATGGAAGATGATGATTTGTTCTGCGGAAATTGCGGGGCAAAGCAATACGAAAATGAAAAAACTGAGACAGCACCAGTAAAATATGAGAATACAGATTTACAAAATGTATTTAAATGTTTACCTAATATGTTATTAAAACCTGTATCAGCTGGTGAAGAGTTTATCTCCAAAAATTCAAAAAATAGCACAATAATCATGACAATAATTTTATGTCTATTTTCCGGAATATTGGGCGTATGGAGAGTACAACAATTTGTTTCAAGCATTCAAAATTTGGTTACTAGTTTTGTTAGTACGATTAACTCGCTAGCAAATATTATGGGGTCACGAGGAAGTAATGTACAAAATAGCGATATTATAGAATATTATTCTAAGATAAGGCAATATTTAAAGGTTCCTTATGGGGCTATTTTTGTACAGAATGTAGCCGTTCTTATAGTTACCATTATAATTATGTTTATTATTTTATATTTAGGCATAAGTATTGTAGATAAAAATAAGGTTAATACTTTAAAAATTTATAATACCGTAATAATATCTGTAATACCATTTTTTTATTTTAAAATATTAGCTATAATAGTTTCTTATGCTTCCAATTATGCAGGTTTTGTTATTGAATTAGTAGGACTTATAATTTGTATTGGAACGTTTGTTTTACTTGTAAGAAATGTATTTAGTATAGATAATAATAAAATTTTGTTTATTGCAGCGGCTTCAGTTTTATTCGTTTTAATATTAGGAAGTCTATGTGTGGGACAATTTATACAATCAGACATAAGAAATATAATGCAGTCATTTATGCAGAGCTCAAATTTGAATTTATAA